In Papaver somniferum cultivar HN1 chromosome 1, ASM357369v1, whole genome shotgun sequence, a genomic segment contains:
- the LOC113333732 gene encoding F-box/LRR-repeat protein At3g59190-like, producing the protein MHYKNPIQNLDYVVINNARMANTAKRLKENHEGDQDRISALPESILHHILSFLELKQAIKSSILSSKWRYVWTSLPFLYFDFGLFETKNLKQSKAKSFEKFVDRVFQLRDTSSVIERLNLNCSGFISPDPQNLINSIYTWILIGLKRKVKELYLDVPFGPKHFKLPSYIFMCESLTKLELRGSAAPQLCIFLSNLPNAMSLPRLESLVLQSVQFGGDDTPNNLFSKCPVLESLTITHCVFQSNLVITSPKLKHLMIDLYFPGTNKKDSTIKLNTPSLLSFRCKDYMSRDYYVETYLSVLVKAELDMTPGEFDANGILQLEGNSRSLYEQRMMKLLKAFHTIEDLTLSVWFFEINAWDCSAIYPVYTTSMCNLRCLRLGAGLADRSLKMILNLLMNSLQIESLVIEINKAIFTTPPSPYWDEVDLTTSANYESLWETQEPYVQYMMHELKFAEVRGVQGRLNELVLLQFLLKQCTVLEKVLIYLVDEQSPNTKRKATKFFHKLASFPRASSTSAILCV; encoded by the exons ATGCATTACAAGAACCCAATTCAGAATTTAGATTATGTGGTGATTAATAATGCAAGAATGGCTAATACTGCAAAGAGGTTGAAGGAGAATCATGAAGGAGATCAAGACAGGATCAGTGCATTACCAGAATCAATACTTCATCACATACTCTCTTTTCTTGAGCTAAAACAAGCCATCAAATCTAGTATTTTGTCTTCAAAGTGGAGGTACGTTTGGACATCTCTTCCATTTCTATACTTTGATTTTGGTTTATTTGAAACCAAGAATTTAAAGCAATCTAAGGCGAAATCCTTTGAGAAATTTGTGGACCGGGTTTTCCAGTTACGCGATACTTCTTCTGTCATAGAGAGATTGAATCTTAATTGTTCTGGGTTCATATCTCCTGATCCTCAAAACTTAATTAATTCTATCTATACATGGATTCTTATTGGATTAAAGCGTAAAGTAAAAGAACTATATCTAGACGTTCCATTTGGTCCCAAGCATTTTAAATTGCCTAGTTATATCTTCATGTGTGAATCTTTGACGAAACTAGAGTTGAGAGGTTCTGCAGCTCCGCAGCTATGCATTTTTCTGAGCAATTTACCTAATGCAATGAGCTTACCTAGATTGGAGTCATTGGTTCTTCAATCGGTTCAGTTCGGCGGAGATGATACACCCAATAACCTCTTCTCTAAGTGTCCCGTTTTGGAATCATTGACTATAACACATTGTGTGTTTCAAAGCAATCTTGTTATCACATCTCCCAAACTTAAACATTTGATGATAGATTTGTATTTCCCTGGGACTAACAAGAAAGACAGTACGATCAAGTTAAATACTCCAAGTCTCTTATCTTTTCGTTGTAAAGACTACATGTCAAGAGACTACTATGTAGAGACCTACCTCTCTGTTTTAGTTAAAGCTGAACTAGACATGACACCTGGAGAATTCGATGCAAATGGTATTCTACAGCTTGAAGGTAACAGTAGAAGTCTGTATGAACAAAGGATGATGAAATTACTAAAAGCTTTTCATACCATAGAAGACCTAACACTGTCTGTATGGTTCTTTGAG ATTAATGCTTGGGACTGCTCAGCAATTTACCCTGTTTACACAACTTCGATGTGTAATTTGAGATGTTTAAGGCTAGGGGCAGGGCTTGCAGACAGATCTTTAAAGATGATCCTGAATTTACTTATGAACTCTCTTCAAATAGAATCTCTTGTTATCGAGATAAATAAG GCCATTTTCACGACGCCACCATCTCCGTACTGGGATGAG GTGGATTTGACAACTAGCGCAAATTACGAATCACTGTGGGAAACACAAGAACCATACGTTCAATACATGATGCATGAGCTTAAGTTTGCTGAGGTCCGAGGTGTCCAAGGACGTCTTAATGAGCTCGTGCTACTACAGTTCCTGTTGAAACAGTGTACAGTCTTGGAGAAAGTGTTAATTTACTTAGTTGATGAACAGTCACCTAATACAAAGAGAAAGGCGACCAAATTTTTTCACAAGCTGGCATCTTTTCCAAGAGCCTCTTCAACTAGCGCAATCTTGTGTGTCTGA
- the LOC113305663 gene encoding putative FBD-associated F-box protein At1g78730 yields the protein MEEPRNSPAEDRISILPQKLIHHILSFLDMTCVVRTCVLAKVWRYIWASVPVLNFDSSLHTMEHSGFLDFIDRVFVLRDSCEVQRFNLVFSDIGCDKATARSVNSWIFASLTRGVEEVSMDIRAEKDLAVKLPSSLFNCKSLSKLELKIGRHECSSLVLPSSIGLPCLKFLKLESVSIDDENPADKLFSSCPALESLVIKDSRLNISISSVTLKHFELDNNPSLPLGNEVKIVKLDAPNLTSFSCKSCLSFEYCLENLTSLVIADINMVVKEDAEELPPTDINMVVNEGGELPPEDVNMVVNGDGEELPLEDVNIVVNEDGDELPPVEVNIVVNEDGEELPPADVNLVVNEDGEELPPACVDIVVNEDVEELPPVDTNVEVKEDTEDLPKTFSEFSEVLKKSFAQNTIKLLRGLHSAKNLALSPWFLEVLSGVPDLDIQLPVFVNLRSLKLQTWLSKDCFAVVISLLKKSPNIESLSVEITKKCFVEPPSFPLCDEVMSDSASVLDCWEEEFFTPGMLSHLRFLELQGVIGSINELKFVEILLKNTVVLEVVSLHSSSEVLGDDLSRFNMFCEKVTTFPSASSSVYVKME from the exons ATGGAAGAGCCTAGAAATTCACCAGCTGAAGATAGAATCAGCATTTTGCCCCAAAAACTAATTCACCATATCTTGTCTTTCCTTGACATGACATGTGTAGTTAGAACTTGCGTTTTAGCTAAAGTATGGAGGTATATCTGGGCATCTGTTCCAGTTTTGAACTTCgattctagtttgcatactatggAACATTCTGGGTTCTTAGATTTTATCGATAGGGTATTTGTCCTCCGTGATAGCTGTGAAGTTCAGAGGTTCAACCTTGTTTTCAGTGATATTGGTTGCGATAAAGCAACTGCTCGCAGTGTTAATTCATGGATTTTTGCTTCCCTAACAAGAGGTGTCGAAGAAGTATCTATGGATATTCGTGCTGAGAAGGATCTTGCAGTTAAGTTACCTTCGTCTCTATTCAATTGTAAATCACTGTCGAAGTTAGAGTTGAAAATTGGTCGCCATGAGTGCTCGAGTTTAGTTCTTCCTAGTTCGATTGGTTTACCTTGTCTTAAATTCTTAAAGCTTGAATCAGTTTCTATTGATGATGAAAATCCTGCTGATAAGCTCTTTTCAAGCTGCCCAGCTTTAGAGTCGTTGGTTATTAAAGACAGTCGTTTGAATATCAGTATTTCATCTGTCACACTTAAGCATTTTGAATTAGACAATAATCCCTCTCTACCATTAGGTAATGAGGTTAAGATTGTAAAATTAGATGCTCCGAATCTAACATCGTTCAGCTGCAAATCTTGTTTGTCATTTGAATATTGTTTAGAAAACCTTACTTCTCTAGTCATTGCGGATATTAACATGGTAGTGAAAGAAGACGCTGAAGAACTTCCGCCTACAGATATTAACATGGTAGTAAATGAAGGTGGTGAACTGCCACCTGAGGATGTTAACATGGTAGTAAACGGAGATGGTGAGGAACTGCCACTTGAGGATGTTAACATAGTTGTAAATGAAGATGGTGACGAACTGCCACCTGTGGAAGTTAACATAGTTGTAAATGAAGATGGTGAGGAACTGCCACCTGCGGATGTTAACTTAGTAGTAAATGAAGATGGCGAGGAACTGCCACCTGCGTGTGTTGACATTGTAGTAAATGAAGATGTCGAGGAACTACCACCTGTGGATACTAACGTGGAAGTAAAAGAAGATACTGAGGATCTGCCTAAAACGTTTTCAGAGTTTTCTGAAGTGTTGAAAAAATCGTTTGCTCAGAATACAATAAAGCTGCTTAGAGGTCTTCACAGTGCGAAGAACTTAGCATTGTCTCCTTGGTTCCTTGAG GTACTCTCAGGAGTTCCTGACTTAGACATTCAGCTTCCTGTATTCGTAAATCTACGAAGTTTGAAGTTGCAGACATGGCTTTCAAAGGACTGCTTTGCTGTAGTAATATCCTTGCTCAAGAAATCTCCTAATATTGAATCACTTTCCGTTGAAATAACCAAG AAATGCTTCGTCGAGCCCCCATCTTTCCCACTTTGTGACGAG GTTATGTCTGACTCAGCAAGTGTGCTAGACTGTTGGGAAGAAGAGTTTTTTACGCCAGGCATGCTGAGTCACCTCCGATTTCTTGAGCTTCAGGGCGTAATTGGTAGCATCAATGAACTAAAGTTTGTAGAGATATTGCTGAAGAATACAGTGGTCTTGGAAGTAGTATCCCTTCACAGTTCTTCAGAAGTCTTGGGTGATGATCTGAGCCGGTTTAATATGTTTTGTGAGAAAGTGACTACTTTTCCATCAGCTTCATCGTCGGTATACGTTAAGATGGAATAG